A stretch of DNA from Coccidioides posadasii str. Silveira chromosome 4, complete sequence:
TTACGGTAGAGCGCTTGGTATGGCCTGACACATTTAAAGATGGCAGCGTCCAAGTTAGAACGATGGGGGACCCGACGACAGTCTGTAGCGATGCACACGCCACGAGCGAGTAACGGTTTTCGAGTGGGATGGTTAAAATACCGATCAGCCCTGCTACTCCAGGAAGACACGAAAGCAAGACCGTTACACCGACCATATTTCGGATGGTAGAAATGTAGCCAAACACGATACCCAGAATCATCTGAGTACCGCCGGAAGGGGTCTGGAGTAAACTGGCTTGCAGGCCAGAGAACCCAAACCCTTTGATTAACGCGCTCAGAAAGTTGCTTACTCCGCCATTCAGAATCCCGTAGCATACTCCCATGAGCAAAACTAGATAGGATTTCGGGTCGAGTAAAGCTTCTTTGAGTTGATATGGGAGGAACTTTGCATTCTGAATTCCAGTTTTATTGCGCCGGATACGCCACACTGCGACGACCCGTTCATACTCAGTGAGCATTTTTGCGTTATGGGGCCCATCTGGCATAAAAAGTACTAGCACGATTCCCCAAGCGACTGTCATTGCGCCAACGACCTAAAACTTCGGTTAGGTACTCTCTAATTTAAAAAGGTCGTTCCAAAAAACATACAAGATAGATAAGCTTCCAGTTGGGAACAGAGAGATTATCAACATGTCCTAGGCCATAGCTGAGGAGGGCACCGATGATAGATGCCATGCCGTTGGTAGAAAGCCAGAATGATGTTCTTAGAGGTTGCTCCTCACGAGTCCATAGGGTAGCAGAGAGCAAAAGCCAAGCCGGAGACACACAAGCCTCCACGGCGCCGAGGAAGAATCGCACAGCGAAAAAACCTGCGAAGTTGAAAACTGCAGCTTGAAGCATGCAAATTCCTCCCCAGACGAAGAGCATGTAGCCCACGAACTTCCCAACTGGCACTCGTTGAAGAATGAGGTTAGACGGGTATGAGCCCACAAACCAGCCAAAATACAGGGCTGAAGCAACCCAAGAGTACTCATCCCCGCTCATATGAGTATCCTCTTGGAGGCCATAAGCATTGGAGTAGTTAAGGCTCGAGGATGGTTAGATGCTGGACTTTCATTTTGAGGAGATAGCTTACGTCATTTTATCCAAAAAGCTCAACATATAGGTGGTCATCATCATTGGAAGCACGAGCAAATCCAATTTCCATCGGACTCTCCCAACATCTCTTGCGAGTTGCTCCTGGTCGTATTGTAGAGACTGCTGGA
This window harbors:
- a CDS encoding uncharacterized protein (EggNog:ENOG410PGHU~COG:G~TransMembrane:11 (o6-24i36-59o65-85i97-117o129-149i198-222o234-253i260-281o287-309i321-344o356-377i)), with the protein product MSGDEYSWVASALYFGWFVGSYPSNLILQRVPVGKFVGYMLFVWGGICMLQAAVFNFAGFFAVRFFLGAVEACVSPAWLLLSATLWTREEQPLRTSFWLSTNGMASIIGALLSYGLGHVDNLSVPNWKLIYLVVGAMTVAWGIVLVLFMPDGPHNAKMLTEYERVVAVWRIRRNKTGIQNAKFLPYQLKEALLDPKSYLVLLMGVCYGILNGGVSNFLSALIKGFGFSGLQASLLQTPSGGTQMILGIVFGYISTIRNMVGVTVLLSCLPGVAGLIGILTIPLENRYSLVACASLQTVVGSPIVLTWTLPSLNVSGHTKRSTVMGLYFACYCAGNIAGPHLFIAHEAPRYMSAIKGLLATYGAGIVLQVFYTTLCYFDNKSRDRLGQCTDEAEEALEGFEDMTDKENRNFRYRL